The Deltaproteobacteria bacterium sequence CGACCGATTTGGTAAAATGTTTGCCTTGGCAGGGCAGGCCATCCCCTCCTTCTGGCTGGGGATCATGCTCATGCTCCTTCTAGGCGTCATGCTCAGGCTGTTTCCCATTTCAGGTCGGGGGGGATTGGATCATTTGGTCCTGCCAGCGCTTACTTTAAGCGCCTTTAATATTGCAGCCATTACTCGTTTGAGCCGTTCGTCCATGATTGACGCCTTGAAGAGCGACTACGTCGCCATGGCACACGCTAAAGGAGTTCCCGGTCGTGCTGTTATTCTCATACATGCCTTTAAAAACGCTTCCATACCGATCCTGACTATGATGGGTCTTTTGTTTGGCTATCTTATCACCGGCGCGGTAGTTACTGAGACCATCTTTTCCTGGCCGGGCGTGGGAAGGTTGGCGCTGGAGGCCGTCTTTGCCCGGGATTACCCGGTGGTACAGGCCTTCGCTTTGTTTGCTTCTTTTGTCTTTGTAACCGCAAATCTTGTGGTTGATA is a genomic window containing:
- a CDS encoding ABC transporter permease, coding for MQRYILKRIVIAILTLIVISFVIFFVMRLGEADPVLIMLPPDARPEDRDLLMETFGLDKPIPVQFLYFLKSAVRGDFGRSFKYDEPALTLLLSRVPATLELALAAIFLTSVIGLTIGIVSAVKRDSLFDRFGKMFALAGQAIPSFWLGIMLMLLLGVMLRLFPISGRGGLDHLVLPALTLSAFNIAAITRLSRSSMIDALKSDYVAMAHAKGVPGRAVILIHAFKNASIPILTMMGLLFGYLITGAVVTETIFSWPGVGRLALEAVFARDYPVVQAFALFASFVFVTANLVVDILYAYIDPRIRYQ